The Populus alba chromosome 6, ASM523922v2, whole genome shotgun sequence genome contains a region encoding:
- the LOC118048096 gene encoding pollen receptor-like kinase 3, producing MAAVRTRTVFVLSLLTFSFSLSKLAFSLTENEALLKVKSSFTNAEALDDWDSRSSPCVKRWAGIICFGGLITGLHLSDFGLSGTIDIEALQQLRALRTLSLKNNSFSGQIPAFNKLGALKLLLLSHNKFSGQIPNDFFSSMTSLKKVWLSNNDFTGNIPVSLMSLPHLLELHLEGNQFSGQIPPLRTPPTVTSLDLSHNKLEGEIPDSFSKFSNESFLGNDRLCGKQLDRDCSSMVAESLPQPAVEEKKESANSDGHTKLAIGIGVLVVMGILIIAAFTGRKKDTDDDFSILEKETPDEMIPVRVRSIKKPAEGSTRRGFDSSRKGSSHGSKNGMGDLIMINDEKGAFGLPDLMKAAAEVLGNGGLGSAYKAVMTNGLSVVVKRMREMNKLGKDGFDVEMRRFGRIKHKNILAPLAYHYRKEEKLLVSEYVPKGSLLYVLHGDRGACHADLNWPTRLKIIKGISSALGFLHSEYATYDLPHGNLKSSNVLLSENYEPLIIDYALDPLTNPNHAAQAMFAYKSPEYIQHQQISPKSDVYCLGIIILEIITGKFPSQYLTNGKGGTDVVQWVLQASSEKREQDLIDPEIASNTSSIDQMVQLLRIGEACIESSPVQRLDMREAIRRIEQIIV from the exons ATGGCTGCTGTTCGTACTCGTACCGTCTTCGTGCTTTCCCTCCTCACCTTCTCCTTCTCCCTCTCCAAACTTGCATTTTCCTTGACAGAAAACGAGGCTCTCCTCAAGGTCAAGAGCTCTTTCACCAACGCTGAGGCATTGGATGATTGGGATTCACGCTCCTCTCCTTGTGTTAAGAGATGGGCTGGTATCATTTGTTTTGGTGGTCTCATCACAGGTCTCCATCTCTCAGACTTTGGTCTGTCAGGAACAATTGATATTGAGGCATTGCAACAACTCCGTGCTCTTCGAACCCTCAGTTTAAAGAACAACTCTTTCTCCGGTCAAATCCCAGCGTTCAATAAATTGGGTGCACTGAAATTACTCTTGTTGTCTCACAACAAGTTTTCAGGCCAAATACCAAATGATTTCTTTTCCTCCATGACATCTTTAAAGAAAGTTTGGCTGTCTAATAATGATTTCACAGGGAATATACCTGTTTCATTAATGAGTTTACCGCATCTATTGGAACTGCATCTCGAAGGCAACCAATTCTCTGGACAAATCCCTCCGTTGAGAACACCCCCGACGGTAACTTCCCTGGACCTTTCACACAACAAACTTGAAGGAGAGATCCCCGATAGCTTTTCCAAATTCAGTAACGAATCATTTCTAGGAAATGACAGACTCTGTGGGAAGCAACTTGACAGGGATTGCTCCTCAATGGTTGCAGAATCTTTGCCTCAACCTgctgttgaagaaaaaaaagaaagcgcTAATTCAGACGGTCATACCAAATTGGCAATTGGAATCGGAGTTCTAGTAGTGATGGGTATTTTAATTATCGCTGCCTTTACTGGGAGGAAGAAGGATACAGACGATGATTTCAGTATTTTGGAGAAAGAAACACCTGATGAGATGATTCCTGTGCGCGTACGCTCAATTAAGAAGCCAGCTGAAGGGAGTACTCGGAGAGGCTTTGACTCTTCCCGGAAGGGTTCCTCTCACGGAAGCAAGAATGGTATGGGTGATCTGATCATGATTAACGATGAAAAGGGTGCATTTGGATTGCCTGATTTGATGAAGGCAGCAGCAGAAGTGTTGGGAAATGGAGGGTTGGGGTCTGCATACAAGGCTGTCATGACAAATGGATTGTCAGTGGTGGTGAAGAGGATGAGGGAGATGAATAAGTTAGGGAAAGATGGGTTTGATGTTGAGATGAGACGGTTTGGAaggataaaacacaaaaatattttggcaCCATTGGCATACCATTACAGGAAGGAGGAGAAGCTGTTGGTATCAGAGTATGTGCCCAAGGGCAGCTTGTTGTATGTCTTGCATG GTGACCGTGGAGCATGTCATGCCGACCTCAATTGGCCGACACGTCTGAAGATAATCAAGGGAATCTCAAGTGCATTAGGTTTTCTCCATTCAGAGTATGCAACCTATGACCTTCCACATGGAAATCTCAAGTCCAGCAATGTTCTTTTAAGTGAAAACTACGAGCCGCTAATCATTGACTACGCCCTGGACCCGCTAACCAATCCCAACCACGCTGCACAAGCGATGTTTGCTTACAAGTCCCCGGAATATATCCAACACCAGCAAATTTCTCCGAAGTCTGATGTCTATTGTCTAGGTATCATAATTCTTGAAATCATTACAGGGAAGTTCCCTTCTCAGTATCTTACCAATGGCAAGGGAGGGACTGATGTGGTCCAGTGGGTCTTACAAGCAAGTTCTGAAAAGAGAGAGCAGGACTTGATCGATCCTGAGATCGCGAGCAACACTAGTTCAATTGACCAAATGGTGCAGTTACTCCGAATTGGGGAAGCTTGCATCGAGAGTAGTCCAGTGCAGCGGTTAGACATGAGGGAAGCAATTAGGAGAATAGAACAAATAATAGTCTGA
- the LOC118048094 gene encoding actin, translated as MDFLESRPIVCDNGSGLMKAGFAGDDVPCVVFPNLIGRPRNKHAMVSMGQKDMYFGDEAEARRGVLSLSYPIHHGIVRCWEGIESVWEHTFDQELRVSTEEHPVLLTEAPLNPKINREKMVEIMFEGFNIPATYIAIQAVLSLYASGRTTGIVLDSGEGVTHVVPIYEGYALPHAIHRLDLAGKEITDYLTKILAEDGYIFTSTAEKEIARDIKERISYVAMYFERELETSRKSAALDKQYELPDGQVITIGAAQFKCPEVLFDPSRVGMESGGVHEIVVRSISRCDVDIRREMFGNVVLSGGTTVIPGLAERLAKEVSSLAPPGVRVRVVAPPERKYSVWIGGSILGSLSTFQQMWISKEEYMESGSSIVHMKCF; from the exons ATGGATTTCTTAGAAAGCAGGCCAATTGTCTGCGACAATGGATCAGGCTTAATGAAG GCTGGTTTTGCCGGTGATGATGTTCCATGTGTGGTATTCCCCAATTTAATAGGCCGACCACGAAACAAGCATGCAATGGTCAGCATGGGACAAAAGGATATGTATTTTGGAGACGAAGCAGAAGCAAGGCGTGGAGTTCTTAGTTTAAGCTACCCCATACATCATGGAATTGTGAGATGCTGGGAAGGAATTGAAAGCGTTTGGGAGCATACCTTTGATCAGGAGCTCCGAGTCTCCACAGAGGAGCATCCTGTTCTTTTAACAGAGGCTCCACTCAATCCCAAAATTAACAGAGAGAAGATGGTGGAGATCATGTTTGAAGGTTTTAACATTCCTGCAACCTATATAGCCATCCAGGCGGTTTTATCCTTGTATGCCAGTGGCCGAACTACAG GTATTGTTTTGGACTCTGGAGAAGGTGTGACACATGTAGTTCCAATATACGAGGGCTATGCGCTGCCACACGCCATCCATAGACTTGACTTGGCAGGAAAGGAAATTACGGACTACCTCACCAAAATCCTAGCTGAAGACGGCTACATTTTCACCTCTACAGCTGAGAAAGAAATTGCTAGAGACATCAAGGAGCGAATTTCCTACGTGGCAATGTATTTTGAAAGAGAGCTTGAAACATCAAGGAAAAGTGCAGCACTAGACAAACAATATGAATTGCCGGATGGACAAGTCATAACAATTGGAGCTGCGCAGTTCAAGTGCCCGGAAGTTCTGTTTGATCCGAGTAGAGTAGGAATGGAATCAGGTGGTGTGCATGAGATTGTGGTGAGGTCAATCAGCAGGTGTGATGTAGACATCAGAAGAGAGATGTTTGGGAATGTGGTGCTTAGTGGGGGTACCACTGTGATACCAGGCCTCGCTGAAAGGTTGGCCAAAGAGGTCAGCTCATTGGCGCCCCCTGGTGTGAGGGTACGAGTGGTTGCTCCACCAGAGAGGAAGTACAGTGTTTGGATTGGTGGCTCCATCTTGGGCTCTTTAAGCACCTTTCAGCAG ATGTGGATATCCAAGGAGGAGTATATGGAGTCTGGATCTTCCATTGTGCACATGAAATGTTTCTGA
- the LOC118048097 gene encoding photosystem I chlorophyll a/b-binding protein 6, chloroplastic, which yields MALNFASSSLSSLPTRTRDKPQKSLLGKIEKCQAVKVRVNATKGVSSVCEPLPPDRPLWFPGSSPPEWLDGSLPGDFGFDPLGLGSDPELLKWFAQAELIHGRWAMLAAAGILIPEWLERLGFIDNFNWFDAGTREYFADPTTLFAVQLILMGWVEGRRWADMIKPGCVDIDPKLPHKTKPKPDIGYPGGLWFDPWNWGRGSPEPVMAIRTKEIKNGRLAMLAFVGFWFQAIYTGEGPLDNLMAHIADPGHCNIFSAFTSH from the exons ATGGCTCTGAACTTTGCCTCTTCTTCATTGTCAAGCCTTCCAACCAGGACAAG GGATAAACCTCAAAAATCCTTGCTGGGGAAAATTGAAAAATGCCAGGCAGTGAAAGTTAGAGTAAATGCAACAAAAGGGGTTTCAAGTGTATGTGAACCGCTCCCTCCGGATAGGCCATTGTGGTTCCCTGGTAGCTCACCACCTGAATGGCTCGACGGAAG CCTTCCTGGAGATTTCGGCTTCGACCCGCTTGGATTAG GGTCTGATCCAGAGTTGCTTAAATGGTTCGCACAAGCTGAGCTAATACATGGCAGGTGGGCAATGCTAGCCGCAGCAGGCATTCTCATTCCAGAATGGCTAGAAAGACTAGGCTTTATTGATAATTTCAATTGGTTTGATGCTGGCACTCGAGAATACTTTGCAGATCCTACAACCTTGTTTGCAGTGCAGTTAATCCTGATGGGTTGGGTTGAGGGAAGAAGATGGGCTGATATGATTAAGCCAGGGTGTGTTGATATAGATCCTAAATTACCACACAAAACTAAACCGAAGCCAGATATTGGCTACCCCGGTGGCCTCTGGTTTGATCCCTGGAATTGGGGTAGAGGGTCGCCGGAACCTGTAATGGCAATAAGGACTAAAGAGATAAAGAACGGGCGTCTTGCTATGCTagcatttgttggtttttggtTCCAGGCCATTTACACTGGAGAAGGCCCTCTTGATAATTTGATGGCTCACATTGCAGATCCTGGTCACTGCAACATATTTTCT GCTTTCACATCTCACTAA
- the LOC118048095 gene encoding uncharacterized protein, translating to MYRTAALARRLLSGATARNNSNSRIRYLNLRTTVIGSRYCTAVNNNHSFPQSIFNQNQTPRANLEFPNQSESTSSSDWSASSTAEDGRRRQERQRPRIEYEEQQARVLEASLHHVLRLGWSEEAMIAGARDVGVSPSIVGSFPRKEAALVEFFMDECLQKLIDRIDSGEGLQNLVPSDRISKLLKIRLEMQSPYISKWPQVLSIQAYPSNAPTSFKQRAMLVDEIWHAIGDEGSDIDWYVKRTVLGGIYSTTEIYMLTDSSPDFRDTWAFLEDRVKDAFDLKKSIQEAMYMAEAVGAGMGNSFQGFVGRVFQR from the exons ATGTATAGGACGGCGGCGTTGGCAAGGCGCCTGCTTTCTGGGGCAACTGCTAGAAACAATAGCAACAGCCGTATCAGATATCTTAATCTCCGAACTACAGTTATCGGCTCTCGCTATTGCACAGCGGTCAATAACAATCATAGTTTTCCTCAATCAATCttcaaccaaaaccaaaccccACGTGCTAATCTAGAATTCCCTAATCAATCAGAATCAACGTCGTCATCCGACTGGTCAGCATCATCAACGGCTGAGGATGGTCGACGACGGCAGGAGAGGCAGAGACCGAGGATTGAGTACGAAGAACAGCAAGCTCGAGTTCTTGAAGCCTCCCTTCACCACGTG TTAAGGTTGGGATGGAGTGAAGAAGCTATGATTGCTGGAGCAAGAGATGTGGGCGTTTCTCCTTCAATTGTTGGATCATTTCCTAGAAAAGAGGCTGCCCTAGTTGAG TTTTTCATGGATGAGTGCTTACAAAAGCTTATTGATAGAATTGACTCTGGAGAGGGGTTACAAAATTTGGTGCCTAGTGACCGCATCTCTAAGCTCCTCAAGATTCGTCTTGAAATGCAATCTCCGTATATATCGAAATGGCCCCAAGTCCTTAGCATCCAA GCATACCCATCAAATGCTCCGACAAGTTTTAAGCAGCGTGCAATGCTGGTTGATGAGATCTGGCATGCTATTGGTGATGAGGGCTCTGATATAGATTGGTATGTGAAGCGCACTGTCCTTGGAGGAATATACTCAACAACAGAGATTTACATGCTCACTGATAGCTCACCAG ATTTTCGCGATACATGGGCATTCCTAGAGGATCGAGTGAAAGATGCTTTTGATCTCAAGAAAAGCATTCAGGAG GCAATGTATATGGCAGAAGCTGTTGGTGCTGGAATGGGGAACTCTTTCCAAGGATTTGTGGGGAGAGTTTTTCAGAGGTGA
- the LOC118048099 gene encoding protein TIFY 10A — protein sequence MSGSTEFVEKMGKMCEKPSFSQTCSLLSQYLKERGSFGDLNLGMASTSESTPNKNGPSEMLRRSPSTMNLFPVSEKPGHISCQNMGAPRNFTSMDLFPQQAGFAPMEDVPKKLDSSVSKSATAEPQTAQMTIFYAGRVIVFNDFPADKAKEVMLLASKGSSQIQNAFPSIPANSHPALAPNISKTPIESTISIPSSSNALPNFGNNLIQECMQPAPQPIANDLPIARRASLHRFLEKRKDRIIAKAPYQINPAATTSNKPVEGEFSWLGLAAPSTH from the exons ATGTCTGGCTCGACGGAATTCGTTGAGAAGATGGGAAAGATGTGCGAGAAGCCGAGCTTCTCGCAAACTTGTAGTCTGTTGAGTCAATACTTGAAGGAGAGAGGTAGTTTCGGAGATCTTAATCTTGGCATGGCATCCACCAGCGAATCAACCCCGAATAAAAACG GTCCGTCTGAGATGCTGCGTCGCTCCCCGTCCACCATGAATTTGTTTCCGGTGAGCGAGAAACCAGGTCACATTTCGTGCCAAAACATGGGGGCTCCTCGGAATTTCACGTCAATGGATTTGTTCCCTCAACAAGCTGGATTTGCTCCCATGGAAGATGTCCCGAAGAAACTTGACTCAAG TGTTAGCAAGTCTGCCACCGCAGAACCCCAAACTGCGCAAATGACTATATTCTACGCCGGAAGAGTTATTGTCTTCAACGATTTCCCGGCCGACAAGGCAAAGGAAGTGATGCTCTTAGCCAGCAAGGGAAGCTCCCAGATCCAGAATGCCTTTCCTTCTATTCCAGCCAACAGTCACCCTGCCCTCGCTcctaatatatcaaaaactcCAATTGAGTCCACCATTTCAATTCCGTCTAGCTCAAATGCTCTTCCTAATTTTGGCAATAACTTGATTCAAGAGTGCATGCAACCAGCCCCTCAACCTATAGCTAATG ATCTTCCAATTGCAAGGAGAGCATCCCTCCACCGTTTTTTGGAGAAGAGAAAAGACAG GATCATCGCAAAGGCTCCATACCAAATAAATCCTGCAGCAACTACGTCTAACAAGCCAGTTGAAGGCGAGTTCTCGTGGCTCGGCTTGGCTGCTCCATCTACACACTAG
- the LOC118048098 gene encoding probable polygalacturonase, which produces MVETVAPPPSSRFNYKRLELKRCLPAFLSSHKTLFGLLWIAAFASVFLWKRNPIGAGFAVFWRGPLRPMPQLRPVAFNLTDFGAVGDGVTVNTEAFERAVSAISKLSKRGGGQLNVPPGRWLTAPFNLTSHMTLFLAEGAVILGIQDEKYWPLMPALPSYGYGREHPGPRYGSLIHGQNLRDVVITGHNGTIDGQGQTWWKKYRQKLLNHTRGPLVQIMWSRDIVFTNITLRDSPFWTLHPYDCKNVTIRNVTILAPIFEAPNTDGIDPDSCEDMVIEDCYISVGDDAIAIKSGWDQYGIAYGRPSTNILIRNLVVRSMVSAGISIGSEMSGGVSNVTVENLLVWNSRRAVRIKTAPGRGGYVRHITYRNLTFDNVRVGIVIKTDYNEHPDEGYDPNALPILGDISFTGIHGQGVRVPVRIHGSQEIPVRNVTFRDMSVGLTYKKKHIFQCAYVQGRVIGTVFPAPCENLDRYDEQGKLVKRSVSQNVTDIDYDF; this is translated from the exons ATGGTAGAGACTGTAGCACCGCCCCCGAGCAGTCGTTTCAATTACAAAAGGCTTGAACTAAAACGCTGCCTTCCTGCTTTTTTATCTTCTCACAAAACTCTCTTTGGTCTCCTCTGGATCGCCGCATTCGCCTCCGTCTTTCTATGGAAACGGAATCCCATTGGTGCTGGGTTCGCCGTTTTCTGGAGAGGACCCCTCCGCCCCATGCCTCAACTGCGTCCCGTGGCTTTCAATTTGACGGATTTTGGTGCCGTCGGTGATGGTGTTACTGTAAATACCGAGGCTTTTGAGAGGGCAGTTTCGGCAATCTCGAAATTGAGCAAGAGAGGTGGTGGCCAACTTAATGTGCCTCCAGGGAGATGGTTAACGGCACCGTTTAATTTGACTAGTCATATGACTCTCTTTCTTGCTGAGGGTGCTGTTATACTTGGAATCCAG GATGAGAAGTATTGGCCTTTAATGCCTGCATTGCCTTCATATGGGTATGGGAGAGAGCATCCTGGACCTCGATATGGAAGTTTAATCCATGGTCAAAACCTCAGAGATGTTGTTATAACTG GACACAATGGTACCATAGATGGACAGGGTCAAACATGGTGGAAGAAGTATCGCCAAAAGCTACTCAACCACACTAGGGGCCCCCTTGTGCAGATAATGTGGTCACGCGACATTGTGTTTACAAACATAACTCTGCGAGATTCCCCATTTTGGACACTTCATCCATATGACTGCAAGAATGTAACAATCAGGAATGTTACGATTCTGGCACCCATATTTGAAGCCCCAAATACTGATGGAATTGATCCTG ATTCGTGTGAGGATATGGTAATCGAAGACTGTTACATAAGTGTGGGTGATGATGCGATTGCAATAAAAAGTGGCTGGGATCAGTATGGAATTGCATATGGACGACCTTCAACGAATATTCTCATCCGTAATCTTGTAGTTCGCTCTATGGTCAG TGCCGGTATATCAATTGGCAGTGAGATGTCAGGTGGGGTATCAAATGTCACCGTGGAGAACCTCCTTGTGTGGAACTCAAGGCGTGCAGTTCGGATCAAGACTGCTCCTGGAAGAGGGGGGTATGTTCGACATATAACTTACAGGAACCTGACATTTGACAACGTAAGAGTTGGAATTGTTATCAAGACGGATTACAATGAACACCCTGATGAAGGTTATGATCCAAACGCTCTTCCAATACTTGGGGACATAAGCTTCACTGGAATCCATGGTCAAGGAGTTCGGGTGCCTGTTCGCATACATGGGAGCCAAGAAATTCCAGTTAGGAATGTGACTTTTAGGGACATGTCTGTGGGTTTAACTTACAAGAAGAAGCACATATTCCAGTGTGCCTATGTTCAAGGTCGTGTAATAGGGACTGTCTTCCCTGCCCCATGTGAAAACCTTGATCGGTATGACGAACAAGGAAAGCTAGTTAAGCGATCTGTCTCCCAAAACGTAACAGATATAGATTATGATTTTTGA